The sequence TCGACCCCGACAAGCCGATCCGCAAGTACACCAAGAAGGAACTGCACGACCTGCTCCACCGGGAGCCGACCAAAATCAAGGTCGAGGGCATCAACCTGACGTACACGGGGCTGATCCCGCAGATACAGAAGTCGTTCCTGTCCAAGGACGTCGACGCGATGCAGCCGCACATCCGCGCGTTCGTCGAGCGGGCGATCACGTTCACCACCTGCCCCGACTGCGACGGCACCCGCCTCAGTGCGGCCGCGCGATCGTCGAAGATCAAGGGCATCAACATCGCCGACGCGTGCGCGATGCAGATCAGCGACCTCGCGGTGTGGGTGCGCGGTCTGAAGGAACCGTCGATGGCGCCCCTGTTGGAGAAGTTGGGCGCAACCCTCGACTCGTTCGTCGAGATCGGGCTGGGCTACCTGAGCCTCGACCGGCCGTCGGGTACGTTGTCGGGCGGTGAAGCGCAGCGTACCAAGATGATTCGCCACCTCGGGTCCTCGCTGACCGACGTCACCTACGTCTTCGACGAGCCCACCACAGGCCTGCACCCGCACGACATCGCCCGAATGAACGACCTGCTGCTCCGTCTGCGGGACAAGGGCAACACGGTGCTCGTCGTGGAGCACAAGCCGGAGACGATCGTGATCGCCGATCACATCGTCGACCTCGGCCCTGGCGCCGGTACCGCCGGTGGGCACGTCTGCTTCGAGGGCACCGTCGAGGGCCTGCGAGCCAGCGACACCATCACCGGCCGTCATTTCGACGACCGGGCCGTGCTGAAGGAAGCGGTGCGCGCCTCCACCGACTCGCTCGAGATTCGTGGTGCGAACGCCCACAATCTGCAGAACGTCGACGTCGACGTACCGCTCGGCGTGCTGGTCGTGGTGACCGGTGTGGCCGGGTCGGGGAAGAGCTCACTGATCCACGGCTCGCTGGCCAAACGGGACGGCGTGGTGTCGGTGGACCAGGGTGCCATCCGCGGCTCGAGGCGCAGCAACCCGGCGACGTACACCGGACTGCTCGATCCGATCCGCAAGGCCTTCGCGAAGGCCAACGGCGTCAAGCCTGCATTGTTCAGCGCCAACTCCGAGGGCGCCTGCCCCACCTGCAACGGCGCCGGTGTCATCTTCACCGACCTGGCGATGATGGCCGGTGTCGCCACCACCTGCGAGGAGTGCGAGGGGAAGCGGTTCCAGGCAGCGGTGCTCGACTACCACCTCGGTGGCCGCGACATCAGCGAAGTGCTCGCGATGTCCGTGGCCGAGGCCGAGGAATTCTTCGGCGACGGGGAGGCGAAGAACCCGGCCGCGCACAAGATCCTCGTCCGGCTCGCCGACGTCGGGCTCGGTTACCTGGCGCTCGGCCAGCCGCTCACGACGCTGTCGGGCGGCGAGCGGCAACGACTCAAGTTGGCTACCCACCTGGCGGAGAAGGGTGGTGTGTACGTCCTCGACGAGCCGACCGCCGGCCTCCACCTCGCGGACGTCGAGCAGTTGCTCGGACTGCTCGACCGGCTGGTCGACTCCGGCAAGTCGGTCATCGTCATCGAGCACCATCAAGCGGTCATGGCGCACGCCGACTGGATCATCGACCTCGGCCCCGGGGCCGGTCACGACGGCGGCACGATCGTTTTCGAAGGCACGCCGACCGATCTGGTCGCCGCCCGCTCCACACTCACCGGCGAGCATCTCGCGGCCTACGTCGGCGCCTGACCGAGTTATGCGGAACTCCGGCGGCGGGGATGTCTCATTCCCGCCTGTCGGAAGCCGTATCCGACGTCGATCCTGTGACCTAACTGTGAGGTCAGTCACCGCTTTCGCGTGACAGCTGGTGCCAGTTGTTGCCCGCGGGACTAGTGTTCCGCCAAAAATCCACAGAACAGCGTTGGCCGGGGCAGGTTTGTCAAATCGACGCGCCGAAATCTGTCGAACGCGTAGTAGCCTGTGACGAAACCGTGATCAATTCGTTACCGGTTACCCCGCTCGACAGAGGAATCTGGTTTGTCTCGACACCGGAAAATCGACCCAGCACCGCGCGCCCTACGACGCCGCCACCTGAGGACCGTTCGCGGCCGACTGATAGCAGTCCCGCTTGCCGCCAGTGCATTGCTCGTGGCCGGGAGCACGATCGCGTCCGCGACCACCGGCGATGTGGCCGTCGGCATCGCGCCTACCGCCGCGGAGGCGGGCGTGTCGCTCTCGATGGCACCCCAGGTCTTGCGGTTCCCGCGTACGGATCTCACCGACTTCACCGACGAGCTGCAGCAGGCGACCCAGCGTGAGGTCGAGCGGATCGAGCGGGCGAGGGCCGAGGCCGAGCGGCTTGCCCGCGAGGCTGCGGAACGGGCTGCCGCTGAGGAAGCCGCGCGTCGACCGGGTGTCGTCTTTCCGACCGACGGTACTTTCACGTCGGGCTTCGGCCCGCGGTGGGGCACGAACCACAACGGCATCGATATCGCCAACTCCATCGGCACCCCGATCAAGGCCGTCACCAACGGCACCGTGATCGAGTCGGGTCCGGCGTCGGGGTTCGGGCAGTGGGTCCGTCTGCAGCAGGACGACGGCACCATCGGCGTGTACGGCCACATCGACAGGTCGCTCGTATCGGTCGGGCAGCAGGTCCGCGCGGGCGATCACATCGCCACCATGGGCAACCGCGGTCAGTCGACCGGACCTCACCTGCACTACGAGGTTTGGACGGCCAACGGCGCCAAGATCGATCCTGTCGGCTGGTTCAGCTCGCGCGGAGTGTCCGTTCCCGGACACGGCGGCTGAGACACGCGTATACAGACGTTGTCGCGCATCCTACGATGCGCAGATGAGACTGCCGAAGAGCGCGCACACATCTCAGCCCTGGCGAATCCACGAATTCACCCGTGACTTCCGGCTCGAGGACGTGTGGGCTCTACCGACACCCGGTGGTCCGGACGACTTTCCCCGGCTGGTGCAGGTTATTACAGCCTTCGACCCGATGAGGCGCGGGCCGTGGCCGATGCGTCTGTTGTTCGCTATTCGCTTCGAGCTCGGCAAGGTGTTCGGGATTGACGATCAGGACGCCGGTTCACGTGTGCCCGCTCCCACTCTCGCCGATCGGTTGCCGGACGACCTGCGTGCGAGCCCGGCCGGCCCCGGCTCCGACACGCTGCCCTTCACCTCGCTGTACCAACTCGACGACGAGTGGGCGCTCGAAGCTGTCAATCGGACCGTGCACGGAATTCTCCATGTCGGCTGGGTGCCCGATGAGGTGGGCGGTTTTCGCGGCCAAATGGCCATTCTCGTGAAACGGAACGGGAAGCTCGGGGCCGCCTACATGGCAGCGATCAAGCCGTTCCGGCATGTGATCGTCTACCCCCTGATGCTGCGGGAGTTCGGACGGGCCTGGCGGGCAAGCACTGAGCGCCGACACAACTAACCCAATTGTCAGAAATCAGCGGACCATTCACGCAATGCTCATGAGCACTGCTCGACGCGTGTTCGCGCAGTTCACCTGGAGTTATGGC comes from Rhodococcus oxybenzonivorans and encodes:
- a CDS encoding ATP-binding cassette domain-containing protein produces the protein MSTATRTDRAGRAQRGDNSKSPAQHRADSHDLIRVQGARVNNLQNISVEIPKRRLTVFTGVSGSGKSSLVFSTIAAESQRMINETYSAFVQGFMPTLARPDVDVLDGLTTAIIVDQQRMGVDPRSTVGTATDANAMLRILFSRLGKPHIGSPQAYSFNVASISGAGAVTIERGGQQTKERRSFSITGGMCPRCEGRGSVTDFDLSALYDDSKSLNEGALTIPGYSMEGWYGRIYRGCGYFDPDKPIRKYTKKELHDLLHREPTKIKVEGINLTYTGLIPQIQKSFLSKDVDAMQPHIRAFVERAITFTTCPDCDGTRLSAAARSSKIKGINIADACAMQISDLAVWVRGLKEPSMAPLLEKLGATLDSFVEIGLGYLSLDRPSGTLSGGEAQRTKMIRHLGSSLTDVTYVFDEPTTGLHPHDIARMNDLLLRLRDKGNTVLVVEHKPETIVIADHIVDLGPGAGTAGGHVCFEGTVEGLRASDTITGRHFDDRAVLKEAVRASTDSLEIRGANAHNLQNVDVDVPLGVLVVVTGVAGSGKSSLIHGSLAKRDGVVSVDQGAIRGSRRSNPATYTGLLDPIRKAFAKANGVKPALFSANSEGACPTCNGAGVIFTDLAMMAGVATTCEECEGKRFQAAVLDYHLGGRDISEVLAMSVAEAEEFFGDGEAKNPAAHKILVRLADVGLGYLALGQPLTTLSGGERQRLKLATHLAEKGGVYVLDEPTAGLHLADVEQLLGLLDRLVDSGKSVIVIEHHQAVMAHADWIIDLGPGAGHDGGTIVFEGTPTDLVAARSTLTGEHLAAYVGA
- a CDS encoding M23 family metallopeptidase; its protein translation is MSRHRKIDPAPRALRRRHLRTVRGRLIAVPLAASALLVAGSTIASATTGDVAVGIAPTAAEAGVSLSMAPQVLRFPRTDLTDFTDELQQATQREVERIERARAEAERLAREAAERAAAEEAARRPGVVFPTDGTFTSGFGPRWGTNHNGIDIANSIGTPIKAVTNGTVIESGPASGFGQWVRLQQDDGTIGVYGHIDRSLVSVGQQVRAGDHIATMGNRGQSTGPHLHYEVWTANGAKIDPVGWFSSRGVSVPGHGG
- a CDS encoding DUF2867 domain-containing protein; translation: MRLPKSAHTSQPWRIHEFTRDFRLEDVWALPTPGGPDDFPRLVQVITAFDPMRRGPWPMRLLFAIRFELGKVFGIDDQDAGSRVPAPTLADRLPDDLRASPAGPGSDTLPFTSLYQLDDEWALEAVNRTVHGILHVGWVPDEVGGFRGQMAILVKRNGKLGAAYMAAIKPFRHVIVYPLMLREFGRAWRASTERRHN